From Topomyia yanbarensis strain Yona2022 chromosome 1, ASM3024719v1, whole genome shotgun sequence, one genomic window encodes:
- the LOC131676416 gene encoding uncharacterized protein LOC131676416, which produces MKAFLVCLLLALAGQSLAQSQDEFVEYLLELQAQAESVHQIMEGTFDNMRFTMSDQLIELNRDLISRMNTALVRIEEIKESTEAFVSESDAQQTCIDVAMANWDIEIEWVGQALQRCATQANLDITRATADVHGAIEEAQAQSTELQNIVVHGFIDWNAIDYTESISTIVGARIQQKHEYFANVTEPALERNLQEIFDLTTEMLPRISTCIDRGVERFNNYARVIRDTLFFC; this is translated from the exons ATGAAGGCATTTTTAGTGTGTTTGCTGCTGGCCCTGGCCGGACAA TCGTTGGCCCAAAGCCAGGATGAGTTTGTCGAATACCTGCTGGAGCTTCAGGCTCAGGCTGAATCCGTGCATCAAATCATGGAGGGTACGTTCGACAACATGCGTTTCACCATGAGCGACCAACTGATCGAACTGAACCGAGACCTGATTTCCCGCATGAACACCGCTTTGGTCCGAATTGAGGAAATCAAGGAAAGCACCGAAGCATTTGTGAGTGAATCGGACGCCCAGCAGACCTGCATCGATGTGGCCATGGCTAACTGGGACATCGAAATCGAATGGGTCGGTCAGGCTCTGCAGCGTTGCGCCACTCAGGCCAACCTGGATATTACCCGTGCTACTGCCGATGTTCATGGGGCCATTGAGGAAGCTCAGGCTCAATCAACCGAACTGCAGAACATCGTGGTGCACGGATTCATCGACTGGAATGCGATCGACTACACCGAATCCATCTCAACCATTGTGGGTGCTCGCATCCAGCAGAAGCACGAATACTTCGCTAATGTCACCGAGCCGGCACTGGAGCGTAATCTGCAGGAAATTTTCGATCTAACCACCGAGATGCTGCCCCGTATCTCCACCTGCATCGATCGCGGTGTGGAGCGTTTCAACAACTACGCTCGCGTCATCCGCGATACGTTGTTCTTCTGTTAG